Proteins encoded by one window of Arachis ipaensis cultivar K30076 chromosome B04, Araip1.1, whole genome shotgun sequence:
- the LOC107637129 gene encoding protein SLE1-like, with amino-acid sequence MDISKSIGRSREGQTRKEQLGSEGYHEMGTKGGQTKKEHIGTADYQEMGHKGGLSTMDKSGREHAAEKCININESKQKKHEEFDERAKQGETVVPDGTSGKNLEAQEHLAEGRSRGGQTRKKQLGSEGYHEMGTKGGQTRKEQIGTAGYQEMGRKGGLSTMDKSGGEHAAEEGIDINESKFTNGKK; translated from the exons AAGGCCAGACTAGGAAGGAGCAGTTGGGATCAGAAGGATATCATGAAATGGGTACAAAAGGAGGGCAGACTAAAAAGGAACACATAGGGACTGCGGACTACCAAGAAATGGGACATAAAGGAGGTCTCTCTACCATGGATAAGTCCGGCAGAGAGCATGCTGCTGAGAAATGCATCAATATTAATGAATCCAA ACAAAAAAAGCATGAAGAGTTTGATGAGAGGGCAAAGCAAGGTGAAACCGTGGTTCCTGATGGTACTAGTGGCAAGAATCTAGAAGCTCAAGAACACCTTGCGGAAG GAAGGAGTAGAGGAGGCCAGACTAGAAAGAAGCAGTTGGGATCAGAAGGATATCATGAAATGGGTACAAAAGGTGGACAGACTAGAAAGGAACAGATAGGGACTGCGGGCTACCAAGAAATGGGACGTAAAGGAGGCCTCTCTACCATGGATAAGTCCGGCGGAGAGCATGCTGCTGAAGAAGGCATCGATATTAATGAATCCAAGTTTACCAACGGAAAAAAATAG